TCAAATTTAAGTTCCTGTATTTTTTGATTTTTTTCGAGTAATCTAATCTTGCTCTCTTTTTTTTCTATTTCATATCCGGTTTGTATCTCTGAAATTTTTTCAAGACTTGCTATATTAAAAATAGAATCTTTTAAATGATTATATAACTTGTAATATTCAAGAGCTCTTTGGTGTTCGCCAATGGCAACGCTTACTTCCGATAAGCCGGAATAATTCTCACAAGTTATTTCTTTAAAATTATAAGATTTTGATATTTGTAAACTTCTGTTATAATATTTCGTTGCTTTCCGATAATTTTTTAATTGCTTATAAATTGCACCAAAATGATTCAGCACATTAGCTTGTCCTTTTTTGTTATTTAATGTATTATCTATTTCCAATGCCTTATGAGAATATTCTAAAGCTTTATTATAATTTACTAATGAGAAGTATGCCAATCCTATATTTCTTAACGTGATAGCCAATGACTGCATGTCACCGAATTCTTCCTTAATTTTTAATGCCTTAAAGTAATATTCCAATGCTTTATCATAATTATCCTGTTCATAAAAATTAGTGCCAATATTATTTAAGACAGAAGCTATTGCCTTTTTATCATCAATAATATTAAATATTTCGAGGGATTTTTTATAATATTCAAGAGCTTTTTCGTATTTGCCCCATCTTTTATAAACAGTCCCTATATTAGAAAATGATATTGCAAGCCCCTTGTTGTTTCCTGCTATTTCATCTGTTTTCAACGATATATAATAATATTCAATTGCTTTTTCATAATTACTTATGTTATGATAAATAATTCCGATGTAATTGGATGTTCTTGAAATTCCAAGTTGGTTACCTGTATTTTTATATATTTTCAAAGATTTTTTATAATATTCAAGAGCTTTTCCATATTCACACGAATTATCATAAACAAGTCCGATATTATTAAGTGTCCGGGCAATATCATTTTTGCTCTCCAGTTCTTCAAATATTTCCAATGATTTATTGTGGTATTCCAACGAGGTATTAAAGATGCTTTTGTAACAATATATCCTGCCTAAATTCCTTAAAGCTATTGCATGTTGTTTTTTATTATCTTGTTTTATTGCCAGCTCTAATGCTGTATTTGCATATCCAAGACTTTTTTCAAGCGATATTTCCAGATAGCTTTTTGCCAGTTCGTTTAATATTTCGACTTTTTCATAATTGCCTGCGATTTTTAATTTGTTTTCGAGGCTGTCGATAGTAAATTGTTCTGCATAAATTGAATTAATATGTACAATAATAAATACAAACAAAAAGAAATATCTTATACAAAAAAGCAAGTTGTACATATTTAAATGTTAAAGGAAGTAAGTTATAAATTTATTTATGATTAAACAATTTTTGAGTATTTCAAAACTTTTCTCAGAATAAAACTCCAATAGAATAGACCGTATAATATATTACCAATAAATATGAGTACTACAATTACAGGTAAAGAAAAAGTTTGTATGTGTAAGGCTTCAGTGGCATGCTCTGCAAACAAACGCTCAGGTCCAATTAGAGGTGGAAATACTTGATCAACAAAGATTTGCCGAGATTGTTTGAGGCAAAAGCTGTTTGGGTTGTCTGTAAATGCTTCCCTAACTGCTTATAATCATTCTTTTACTGTCAATTATTTGATTATTAATACACCGATTCGTTACATATATAATTAAAGAAAGGAAATTAATTTATTCTACGAATTTTAGCTCCGAGTTTATTTAGTCTTTTATCAATATTCTGGTATCCTCTGTCAATTTGTTCAATATTATCAATTATGCTAACACCATCGGCTGAAAGGGCTGCTATTAACAGGGCAACACCTGCACGTATATCAGGTGATATCATATTAGTTCCTTTTAACTGAAATTTCCTGTTTAAGCCAATAACTGTTGCACGGTGGGGGTCACAAAGAATTATTTGAGCTCCCATATCAATTAGTTTATCAACAAAAAACAGCCTGCTTTCAAACATTTTTTGATGAATTAATACACTTCCTTTGGCTTGGGTTGCTACAACAAGAAAAATACTTAAAAGGTCAGGGGTTAATCCTGGCCATATTGAATCGGAAATTGTCATAATTGAACCGTCAATAAATGTTTCAATTTCGTAGTGTTCTTGTTTTGGGATGTATATATCATCATTTTTCCTTTCAAACCATATTCCAAGTCTTTTAAATGAATCAGGAATAATCCCAAGATTTTCATATGAAACATTTTTTATAGTAATTTCAGATGAAGTCATTGCTGCTAATCCAATAAAGCTGCCAATCTCAATCATATCAGGGAGAATCTTGTGTACACATCCTGACAAATATTTTACACCTTCAATAGTTAATAAATTTGAGGCTATACCAGAGATATTTGCACCCATAGAGTTTAGCATCTTACATAATTGCTGAACATATGGTTCACAGGCTGCATTATAGATTGTTGTTTTACCTTTAGCAAAAACCGATGCCATAATGATATTTGCAGTTCCTGTAACTGATGCTTCATCAAGTAATATGTAAGCGCCTTTCAGGTTCTTTGATTCTACTTCATAAAATTCATTATTTTTATCGCAATAAAATTTTGCTCCAAGTTTCTGAAAACCGTTAAAGTGAGTGTCAAGTCTTCTTCTGCCAATTTTATCACCTCCGGGACGCGGAATGTATCCTTTGCCAAACCTTGCAAGAAGTGGTCCCATAATCATAACCGAACCACGCAGTTTAGCACTTTTTTGTTTAAATTCTTCTGTACGTATATATTCTATATTAATATCTTTTGCAAGGAAAGTATATTCTGAATCTCCTGTTTTATGTACTT
The genomic region above belongs to Bacteroidales bacterium and contains:
- a CDS encoding AraC family transcriptional regulator, with protein sequence MFVFIIVHINSIYAEQFTIDSLENKLKIAGNYEKVEILNELAKSYLEISLEKSLGYANTALELAIKQDNKKQHAIALRNLGRIYCYKSIFNTSLEYHNKSLEIFEELESKNDIARTLNNIGLVYDNSCEYGKALEYYKKSLKIYKNTGNQLGISRTSNYIGIIYHNISNYEKAIEYYYISLKTDEIAGNNKGLAISFSNIGTVYKRWGKYEKALEYYKKSLEIFNIIDDKKAIASVLNNIGTNFYEQDNYDKALEYYFKALKIKEEFGDMQSLAITLRNIGLAYFSLVNYNKALEYSHKALEIDNTLNNKKGQANVLNHFGAIYKQLKNYRKATKYYNRSLQISKSYNFKEITCENYSGLSEVSVAIGEHQRALEYYKLYNHLKDSIFNIASLEKISEIQTGYEIEKKESKIRLLEKNQKIQELKFDKEKRIRNTFTIAFVLVSVFIFILLYLYIQKQKAYKIIVKHNIELAKKDIEFEKIGYSANIQKKTEINNKQDKNKYSGSVLSENQKQKLLQDIILLMEEEKYFLNPQFTVEDCANELQTNRRYISQVINEYLETNFNNFVNEYRVKETRKFLVNPEFDNYSLNGIASMVGFHSRATFNSAFKKFTGLTPSYFKKKNG
- the murA gene encoding UDP-N-acetylglucosamine 1-carboxyvinyltransferase — protein: MDSFEITGGHTLQGEIYPQGAKNETLQIICATLLTPEKITIKNIPDIQDVNKLIELIIDLGVEVHKTGDSEYTFLAKDINIEYIRTEEFKQKSAKLRGSVMIMGPLLARFGKGYIPRPGGDKIGRRRLDTHFNGFQKLGAKFYCDKNNEFYEVESKNLKGAYILLDEASVTGTANIIMASVFAKGKTTIYNAACEPYVQQLCKMLNSMGANISGIASNLLTIEGVKYLSGCVHKILPDMIEIGSFIGLAAMTSSEITIKNVSYENLGIIPDSFKRLGIWFERKNDDIYIPKQEHYEIETFIDGSIMTISDSIWPGLTPDLLSIFLVVATQAKGSVLIHQKMFESRLFFVDKLIDMGAQIILCDPHRATVIGLNRKFQLKGTNMISPDIRAGVALLIAALSADGVSIIDNIEQIDRGYQNIDKRLNKLGAKIRRIN